Proteins encoded in a region of the Streptomyces sp. NBC_00310 genome:
- a CDS encoding thioesterase II family protein, giving the protein MTSAVNGGAWIRRYRPAPEAAVRLLCLPHAGGSASYYHPMAQALAPAADVLAAQYPGRQDRYAEPPAESIRELVERIVEAVVGDDDRPLALFGHSMGAVVAYETALTLAAGGRAPVRLFVSGRRAPSTHRVGRKLHECGDAELLRAVRRLGGTDGQVFEDEELLQLVLPALRGDYRALETYEPRPGDRLTCPVTVLTGDDDPVTTVAEARAWTDHTDGPTELCVFPGGHFYLNDRPQEVVDVVRRHLGL; this is encoded by the coding sequence ATGACCTCAGCGGTCAACGGCGGCGCGTGGATACGTCGTTACCGGCCCGCGCCCGAAGCGGCGGTCCGGCTGCTGTGCCTGCCGCACGCGGGCGGCTCGGCGAGCTACTACCACCCCATGGCGCAGGCCCTCGCCCCCGCGGCCGATGTGCTGGCCGCGCAGTATCCGGGACGTCAGGACCGTTACGCGGAGCCGCCGGCGGAGAGCATCCGGGAGCTGGTCGAGCGGATCGTCGAGGCCGTCGTCGGGGACGACGACCGGCCGCTCGCCCTCTTCGGGCACAGCATGGGCGCGGTCGTCGCCTACGAGACGGCCCTCACGCTGGCGGCGGGCGGGCGGGCGCCGGTCCGGCTCTTCGTCTCAGGACGGCGTGCCCCCTCCACGCACCGCGTCGGCAGGAAGCTGCACGAGTGCGGTGACGCCGAGCTCCTCCGGGCGGTGCGTCGGCTGGGCGGCACCGACGGACAGGTCTTCGAGGACGAGGAGCTCCTCCAGCTCGTGCTGCCGGCGCTGCGCGGTGACTACCGTGCCCTGGAGACGTACGAGCCGCGCCCCGGCGACCGGCTGACCTGCCCGGTCACCGTCCTCACCGGCGACGACGACCCGGTGACCACGGTGGCGGAGGCCCGTGCCTGGACGGACCACACCGACGGACCGACCGAGCTGTGCGTGTTCCCCGGCGGCCACTTCTACCTCAACGACCGGCCGCAGGAGGTCGTCGACGTCGTACGACGGCACCTGGGGCTGTAG
- a CDS encoding STM4011 family radical SAM protein yields MDLTILYRGPLASCDYDCPYCPFAKRRDSTAQLRADRDSLDRFTTWAREQSGDRLSVLFTPWGEGLVRSWYRKALVDLSHEPHIDRVAIQTNLSCRTEWLAEADPDTVALWCTYHPGQTPYERFLGKARRLAGTGIRFSVGIVGLPGHLEHARRLRGELPEHVYLWVNAAEGHTYTDEEAALWSGLDPLFPFSRHPHRSAGSACRTGSTVVSVDGEGTVRRCHFVKAELGNLYDGSFRAALAPRPCPLAVCDCHIGYVHLETLPLYDVFAGGVLERVPTMEARRGLPPQRVDLGRSL; encoded by the coding sequence ATGGACCTGACGATCCTCTATCGGGGCCCCCTCGCCTCCTGCGACTACGACTGCCCCTACTGCCCGTTCGCCAAGCGCCGCGACTCGACGGCCCAGCTGCGGGCCGACCGCGACTCCCTGGACCGGTTCACCACCTGGGCGCGGGAGCAGAGCGGCGACCGGCTGTCGGTGCTGTTCACGCCGTGGGGCGAGGGGCTGGTGCGCTCCTGGTACCGGAAGGCCCTGGTGGACCTCTCGCACGAACCGCACATCGACCGGGTGGCGATCCAGACGAACCTCAGCTGCCGCACGGAGTGGCTGGCGGAGGCCGACCCGGACACGGTGGCCCTGTGGTGCACGTACCACCCCGGGCAGACCCCGTACGAGCGGTTCCTCGGCAAGGCCCGTCGGCTGGCCGGGACGGGGATCCGCTTCAGCGTGGGGATCGTCGGTCTGCCCGGGCATCTGGAGCACGCCCGCCGGCTGCGCGGGGAGCTGCCGGAGCACGTGTATCTGTGGGTGAACGCCGCCGAGGGGCACACGTACACCGACGAAGAGGCGGCGCTGTGGAGCGGGTTGGACCCCCTCTTCCCCTTCAGCCGCCATCCGCACCGCTCGGCGGGAAGCGCGTGCCGTACCGGCTCGACGGTCGTGTCGGTGGACGGCGAGGGGACGGTGCGGCGCTGCCACTTCGTCAAGGCCGAGCTGGGCAACCTCTACGACGGTTCCTTCCGCGCGGCACTCGCGCCCCGTCCGTGCCCGCTGGCGGTCTGCGACTGCCACATCGGATACGTCCACCTCGAAACGCTCCCCCTCTACGACGTCTTCGCGGGCGGCGTCCTGGAACGCGTACCGACGATGGAGGCGCGACGCGGGCTTCCTCCTCAGCGGGTGGATCTCGGGCGTAGCCTGTGA
- a CDS encoding response regulator, translating into MSGTNGTSSPPGTIDVLVVDDDFMVARVHRTFVERVEPFRVVGVASTGEQAVTAVDELRPDLVLLDLYLPDGFGLDVIPRLRTAGHDCDVMVISAAREADSVRGAVRHGVVDYLLKPFEFEELRSRLQRYAAQRGRLLTTVVRGQADVDRVLAGAAAPAASAGALPKGMSVETAELIEGTLRGTDGSLSATECATLTGISRVSARRYLEYFHGTGSADVSLRYGVAGRPERRYSWRV; encoded by the coding sequence ATGAGCGGCACGAACGGTACGAGCAGCCCGCCCGGCACCATCGACGTGCTCGTGGTCGACGACGACTTCATGGTGGCCCGGGTCCACCGCACCTTCGTCGAACGCGTCGAGCCGTTCCGCGTCGTCGGCGTCGCCAGCACCGGCGAACAGGCGGTCACCGCCGTCGACGAACTGCGCCCCGACCTGGTCCTCCTCGACCTCTACCTCCCCGACGGCTTCGGCCTCGACGTCATACCCCGGCTGCGCACCGCGGGCCACGACTGCGACGTCATGGTCATCAGCGCCGCCCGGGAGGCCGACAGCGTGCGCGGCGCGGTCCGCCACGGCGTCGTCGACTACCTCCTCAAACCCTTCGAGTTCGAGGAACTGCGCTCCCGGCTCCAGCGGTACGCCGCCCAGCGCGGCCGTCTGCTGACCACCGTCGTCCGCGGCCAGGCCGACGTCGACCGCGTCCTCGCCGGGGCCGCCGCGCCGGCGGCGTCGGCGGGCGCCCTGCCCAAGGGCATGAGCGTCGAGACCGCCGAGCTGATCGAAGGCACCCTGCGCGGCACGGACGGCAGCCTCTCCGCCACCGAGTGCGCCACCCTCACCGGTATCTCCCGCGTCAGCGCCCGCCGCTACCTGGAGTACTTCCACGGCACCGGCAGCGCGGACGTCTCCCTCCGCTACGGCGTGGCCGGGCGGCCGGAGCGGCGGTACAGCTGGCGGGTGTGA
- a CDS encoding STM4012 family radical SAM protein translates to MTVTETESLTETSGRPYQHYVYAYPHKTAYRELPGAPRLADLWAGESRQALSLYAHIPFCEVRCGFCNLFTRIGAPDGLTGRYLDALERQAIAVREALGDAEPVRFANAAFGGGTPTYLEAAELERLCDIAERHLGADLRAIPLSVEASPATATADRLAVLAERGTTRLSLGVQSFVAEEARAAVRPQRRTDVEAALSRIRDAGIPVLNIDLIYGIDGQTAASWRLSLDAALAWRPEEVYLYPLYVRPLTGLGRGTDPETADRDWDEARLRRYREGRDHLLAHGYEQVSMRMFRRVDAPPQGPDDYACQTDGMIGLGCGARSYTSKLHYSFDYAVGMSQIRTIIDDYTVTEDFGRAVHGREVDEDEARRRHLLQSLLQAQGLPVADYRRRFGSDPCADFAVELDLLAARGWLAEAGAGRLRLSPEGLAHSDAIGPGFFSPAVRAAMAGYEPK, encoded by the coding sequence ATGACCGTGACCGAGACCGAGAGCCTGACCGAGACATCGGGCCGTCCCTATCAGCACTACGTGTACGCCTACCCGCACAAGACGGCGTACCGGGAGCTGCCCGGCGCCCCGCGGCTGGCGGACCTGTGGGCCGGGGAGTCCCGGCAGGCGCTGTCGCTGTACGCGCACATACCGTTCTGCGAGGTGCGCTGCGGCTTCTGCAACCTCTTCACCCGGATCGGCGCGCCGGACGGGCTGACCGGCCGTTATCTCGACGCGCTCGAACGGCAGGCGATCGCGGTGCGGGAGGCGCTCGGGGACGCGGAGCCGGTGCGGTTCGCGAACGCCGCGTTCGGCGGTGGCACCCCGACCTATCTGGAGGCCGCCGAGCTGGAGCGGTTGTGCGACATCGCCGAGCGGCACCTGGGCGCGGACCTGCGGGCGATCCCGCTGTCGGTCGAGGCCTCCCCGGCCACGGCGACGGCCGACCGGCTGGCCGTCCTGGCCGAGCGGGGCACCACACGGCTGAGCCTCGGCGTGCAGAGCTTCGTGGCCGAGGAGGCGCGCGCGGCCGTACGGCCGCAGCGGCGGACCGATGTGGAGGCGGCGCTGTCACGGATCCGCGACGCCGGTATCCCGGTCCTCAACATCGACCTGATCTACGGCATCGACGGGCAGACGGCGGCCAGTTGGCGGCTGTCCCTGGACGCGGCCCTGGCCTGGCGGCCGGAGGAGGTCTACCTCTATCCGCTGTATGTACGGCCGTTGACGGGTCTCGGCCGCGGCACGGACCCGGAGACCGCGGACCGTGACTGGGACGAGGCACGGCTGCGGCGCTACCGCGAGGGCCGCGACCATCTGCTCGCGCACGGCTACGAGCAGGTGTCCATGCGGATGTTCCGCCGCGTGGACGCGCCGCCGCAGGGCCCGGACGACTACGCCTGCCAGACCGACGGCATGATCGGCCTGGGCTGCGGGGCCCGTTCGTACACGTCGAAGCTGCACTACTCCTTCGACTACGCGGTCGGCATGAGCCAGATCCGCACGATCATCGACGACTACACGGTCACCGAGGACTTCGGCCGGGCCGTGCACGGCCGCGAGGTCGACGAGGACGAGGCGCGGCGCCGCCATCTGCTGCAGTCGCTGCTCCAGGCGCAGGGGCTGCCGGTGGCGGACTACCGGCGGCGGTTCGGCTCGGACCCGTGCGCGGACTTCGCCGTGGAGCTGGACCTGTTGGCGGCGCGCGGCTGGCTGGCGGAGGCGGGCGCCGGGCGGCTGAGGCTCTCCCCCGAGGGGCTGGCCCACTCGGACGCCATCGGTCCCGGCTTCTTCTCCCCCGCCGTAAGGGCCGCGATGGCCGGGTACGAGCCGAAGTGA
- a CDS encoding STM4013/SEN3800 family hydrolase yields the protein MNEVVGRDDLLLLTLDTLRYDVAVELAAAGRLPNLAARLPGGTWEKRHAPGSFTYASHQAMFAGFLPTPAAPGPHPRLFAGRFAGSETTEGRTFVFDSPDLVSALAEHGYRTVCIGGVGFFNKQGALGSVLPDLFQESHWEPEFSVASPTSFESQVARAERVVAELPAGRRLFLFLNASALHQPNWFHLPGATREAGDSLVTHAAALEYIDRHVGRLFAAMSARRRCFAVVCSDHGTTYGEDGYTGHRLGHEAVWTVPYSHFFLEPSA from the coding sequence ATGAACGAGGTGGTGGGCCGCGACGACCTGCTGCTGCTCACCCTCGACACCCTGCGGTACGACGTGGCCGTGGAGCTCGCGGCGGCGGGCCGGCTGCCGAACCTGGCCGCTCGTCTGCCCGGCGGCACCTGGGAGAAGCGGCACGCGCCCGGCAGTTTCACCTACGCCTCGCACCAGGCGATGTTCGCGGGTTTCCTGCCGACCCCGGCGGCACCCGGACCTCATCCGCGTCTCTTCGCGGGCCGGTTCGCCGGCAGTGAGACGACCGAGGGGCGCACCTTCGTCTTCGACAGCCCCGACCTGGTGTCGGCGCTCGCCGAGCACGGCTATCGCACGGTGTGCATCGGTGGTGTCGGCTTCTTCAACAAGCAGGGGGCGCTGGGCAGTGTCCTGCCGGACCTGTTCCAGGAGAGCCACTGGGAGCCGGAGTTCTCCGTTGCGTCACCGACGTCCTTCGAGTCCCAGGTGGCCCGTGCCGAGCGGGTCGTGGCCGAACTGCCCGCCGGGCGGCGGCTGTTCCTGTTCCTCAACGCCTCGGCGCTGCACCAGCCCAACTGGTTCCATCTGCCGGGCGCCACCCGCGAGGCGGGCGACAGCCTGGTCACGCACGCGGCGGCCCTCGAGTACATCGACCGGCACGTCGGGCGGCTCTTCGCCGCGATGAGCGCACGGCGCCGTTGCTTCGCCGTCGTCTGCTCCGACCACGGGACCACCTACGGCGAGGACGGTTACACCGGGCACCGTCTCGGCCACGAGGCCGTGTGGACCGTCCCCTACAGCCACTTCTTCCTGGAGCCGTCCGCATGA